Part of the Paenibacillus sp. FSL R7-0273 genome is shown below.
TATAGAGGCTGAGCATACTGTTAACCGCTGTGCGGCGGACGGGGTAGAGTGGACAACAATCAGCAATTACGGCAGGACCCTATCCTCGGTCAAAATGTACCCGGACACTGTATCCTTCAGTGAACCGGCACAAGCGCCCTATCTGGAGTACAGGCTGCTGGTCAAGCGGGACGGCGAATATATCCTGACTGCTTATATTGCGCCTACCAATCACCTTTCGCCAGTCAGCGGCTTGAGGTATGCAGCAGGCTTTGACGGATTAGCGCCTGTTGTTGCCGACGCTCTACCTCCCGGCTATGAAGGAGGTAACCATGGGAATGAGCCCTGGTGCCGGGCAGTAATGAATAATATTCATACTACCGTCACCACCCACACCTTATCTAAAGGTGTCCATATACTGCGTTTCTATGGACTGGATGCCGGGCTGGTGCTGCAGAAGCTGGTGCTGTCCGCAGAGCCGCTGCCTTATTCCTATTTTGGGCCGGAGGAAAGCTATCTCACTTCAGCAGCGCTGACGGAGGATAGCCCTTGATCTGCTTGAATACGTTGCTGAAATAGGCTGCGTCCCGGTAGCCGCAATGGGCGGCGACTTCGGATACATTGAAGCCGCCGGCTGACAGCAGCATCTCGGCGTTATTAACCCGAACCCGGTTAATGTATTCTTTGAGAGCTACTCCGGTGTTCTGCTTGAACAGCTTGCCCATGTATTCGGGATTCAGCCCGGCAGGTAGAGCAAGCTCGCCGATCGTGATTTCATCTGCATAATGATCCATGATATAGGCTGTTGCTTTATGTATTCTGGGATCAACAAACGGTGCCTGCTGATGATGGGCGATAATGAGCAGACGGTAGATGATCTGCTGGAAGACGGCTCTGGCCTTCATCCGGTAGAGCGGCTGCTTGCTCATCCATAGATGTGAGAATTCGCGGATGTCCTCCATAATTTCTTTAGTCCGCCAATGGCGGGTCACTGTCTGAAAGGGAAGCTCCACTTCATTGCTCCCGCCCAGCCAGAAGAAATTGAAGGCGAAGGAATGCATCGGGGCCTCCCTGAAGGTGTGAGCCTCGCGGATGCTGCCTGCCGGGGCATACAGCATATCTCCGGCTTCTACCGTATATTTGATCCCGTTAATGTAATAGCTGGCTCTGCCGTCAACAATAAAGGTCAGATCATGGAAATCGATGACGCTCCGGCCGATTCCCCAGCCTTCAAAGCATTTACGGTCAACAAACAGAAATACATCCGGCACCAGCTGCTCATATTGATTGATATCCATGCTTGACTGAGCCTCCCCCGGTTCAATCATAGCTGCTCATGAGCCCCGGGACAAGCGTTTCCGCACCGTATTGACGCTAAGCATGATTACCGGAAGGACGAAGGCATAAGTGAAATTCCAGTCTACCCAGTAGGCTGGAATTTCACTTACATAGAAGATAATATTTTTGGCGATCAGCTGGGATAGACCGTAGAGCAGAAAGGCTGTGGGGAAGATAAGCGGCCGGTAGCTTTTCAGCTTAAAGAACTGGGCAGTACCCAGTACAAAGGCATAAAAAAACAGTACGGTTTTGAAATAGGTGCTGATAATCCAGGCGGTAGCCATAAGGGCTTCAATCCGCTGCAGGAAGTTGGCGATGTTGATTTTCCGGGCCAGAAGATAGGCGGCGTAGAAGTCATGCTCCGAGAAATATACGCCCAGCACGGTGAGTGAGAGAATCAGGATAATGTTCAGGACCACCGCGCCCAGACAGATGGAGAGGAAGATATCACGGTTAATTTTGTCCGATTTGCGGACATAAGGATAGATCATCAAGAATACACACATCTCCCCGAACGGGTAAAAGACACCGTACATTACCGAATGAATCATATCGGGAACCGGTGTATTAAGCATAGGTAACAGGCGATCAACCCGCACCTGAGGAAGCAGCAGGACGATGAGGCAGACCAGGAAGAGGGCAAACAGGGGGAAAAAAATCTGTGATGCCCTCCCCAGCGTCTCCAATCCCAGTCGCAGGCCGTATACCAGTATAAATATTCCCATAGCCCTGATCACGCCGCCGGGGGTCCCCTCGTAGATCTGTGTGCAGAGGAAATCCTCAATTTCACGGATATAGGTAGAACCGGCCAGCAGATAAAAAAACAGATAATAAAGTCCCACGGCTCCGCCAAGCCATTTGCCCAGAATCTGCCGGCTGAGCTCGATAATGGTTTTAGTAGGGTCGATATTACCTAAGGTCACTAACAGAAAGATAGTCCCGATCCCCAGCGGTACACTGATCAGCCCGGTAATCCAGGCATCCTGATGGGCAGAAGAAGCCATTACTGCAGGGTAGACCAGTGCCATATCCCCGATAAAAGCAAACAGACCAAGTATAACCATCTGTGCTGAGCTAAGCCTGTCTTTTTCAAGCGTCATATTGTCTCCCCTGCCTCCGCTGCGGGCGGATATCCTTGTCGGTATTGGCATAGTATGGCTTATTTAGCCCATTTTATGTTAGTACAGGAGATTCTCAGCCAAGGAATAATTATCAAAATCTGAATCAAACTATGGGACAGAAGGGTGGAAAGGGAGGCAGCACGATGAGAGAGACACATGAGGAGGCCTTATCGGGCCGCCTGGATGATACTTACGAACAGCTCAAGAAGCTGCTTGGCTCCAGCACGGATCTGGTAAGTAAAGAGCTGCTGCTTGGAGATACCACGCGCATATCCATATTTTATATAGACGGGCTGGTGGATACCGGGCTGCTGCACAATTCCATTCTGTACTCCCTGCAGGGAAGCAGGGCGCCGGATATGCTGGCGGGGCTTGGCCCGGATGCTGCTGTTGAGCTGCTGAGACATCGTATTCTGATGGCAGGCGATCTGACGGTAATTAATAAAACAGGCCAATTTGTCCATGATCTGATGTCCGGCAGCGTCATGCTTGTAGTAGACGGCACCGCTAATGCGCTAAGGATCGGTCTGCCGGGCTGGGAGGACAGGGCGGTAAGTGAGCCGAGCTCGCAATCCGTGGTACGCGGTCCAATGGAAGGCTTCACCGAGAACCTGCGGACGAATACGGCACTGCTCCGCCGCAAAATTAAGGACAGTCATCTCTGGCTGGAGACCATTCAGATCGGCAGGGTGACCCAGACCAGCGTATCTCTTATGTACTTAAGCAATGTTGCCAATGACGAGCTTGTACAGGAGGTAAAGCGCCGTCTGAACCGGATTGATACCGACAGCATACTGGAGAGCGGTTATATCGAGGAGTTTATCCAGGATACCGCTAAGACGCCTTTTCCGACCATATATAACAGTGACCGGCCGGATACGATTGCCGCAGGCATCCTTGAGGGTAAAGTGGCTATTCTGATTGACGGAACACCGTTTGTGCTGCTTGCTCCGACGATATTCGTCGCTTTTTTTCAATCGGCTGAGGACTATTACCAGCGGGCTGATATTTCCACTCTGCTGCGGTTTATCCGGTTTCTGGCTTTCTTTCTTACACTGCTGGCTCCGGCCTTTTACGTGGCGATAACGACCTATCATCAGGAGATGATTCCGACCAATCTGGTAATCAGCCTTGCCGCCCAGCGGGAGACGGTTCCCTTTCCGGCTTTTATAGAAGCGCTGCTGATGGAGCTGACTTATGAAATCCTGCGTGAGGCCGGAGTAAGAATCCCCAAAAATATCGGTCAGGCGATTTCGATTGTCGGAACGCTGGTAATCGGCCAGGCGGCAGTTGCTGCGGGCTTTATCTCTGCAGCAATGGTCATTATCGTATCTATAACTGCGATTTCAAGCTTCGTTATACCCGAGGCCGGAATGTCAATCGCTGCCCGGATCATCCGGTTTGCCCTGATCGGTCTGGCCGGATTTATCGGCTTATATGGTATTCTGTGCGGAGTATTCGTTATTGTGCTGCATTTAGCGAGCCTGCGCTCCTTTGGTATTCCATATATGAGCCCACTCGGCCCGTACAGGGCAGAGGATATGAAGGATACCATCTTCCGCTTTCCATGGCCTTACCTCAGGACCCGGCCGAAAGAGAATCTTACCAAAAATTATTACCGCCAAGGGACAGCACGCCGCAGGGAGAATAAATGATGATGAGACGTCTTCGCAGAGCAATATGCTCCTTGCTGCCGGTAATGCTGCTGCCGATGCTGCTTAGCGGCTGTTGGGAGAGGAAGGAGCTGAACGAGCTGGCGTTTGTTCTTGCTCTGGGAATAGATAAGGCGGAGACCGGCTTCAAGGTGACCATGCAGGTCGTGATCCCCTCAGCGGTATCCTCCCAGAATGGCGGCGGGTTGGGCAGCGGCGTGCCCGTAGCTTCCTATACCTTTCCTGCACCTACCATTTATGAATCGCTGCGTCTATTCAATATGACCGTCTCACGTTCTGCCTATATGGGACACATTCGGGTACTGGTCATTGGTGAACCGCTTGCCCGCGAGGGACTTGGCCCGATGCTGGATGTGCTGAAGCGCAGCCGCGAGCCGCGGATGGATTTCTACGTCATGGTGGCAAAGGAAGGGACGGCGGAGGAAGCGTTAAATGTGCTCACGGCTCTGGATAAGCTTCCGGCAAATAAACTGTTCAATGCATTGGACAAGGCCTACAAGGTATCAGCCAGGACGGTCGCAGTGTCACTGGACAGGTTCATTGAAGATCTGCTCTATGAGGGCAAAGCACCGGTATTGACCGGTGTAGTGGTTAAAGGTGAACCCGATGCTGGCGGTAAAAAAAACAATACGGAGCGCACCAATCCAAAAACCAAGCTGCGTTATGAGAGTGTTGCGGTATTCAGCAAGGATAAGATGCTCGGCTGGCTGGATGACGATGAGGTAGCCGGGTATAACTATATTACGGATAATGTGATAAAGAATACGGGTCATGTTGAAGGGGATGACGATGGTTTAATCGTGATTGAAGCGTTGAAGTCCAGAACAAAAAGAAGGGTCAGGTTTATTGAAGGAGAACCGCATATTTATCTCGATATTGAAGCCGTCTGTAATGTCGAGGAAGTGACGGGCAAAGACCGTCTGGATGCGGAGCAGGATATTCTGGATCTGGAAAGAAAGGCAGAGGAGCGGATTATCAGAAGGATGAAGCAGTCTGTTAAACAGATTAATGACCGCTATAACGTTGATATTTTTGGCTTCGGACAATCCATTTATGAGAAAAACCCCAAAGCCTGGGCGAGGCTGCTGAAGCAGAGCGGCGGTGATTACCTGAAAAGCCTGCCTATTCATTACAAGGCTAAAGTTATCATTAACCGGGTAGGAGCCATAGATAATTCCTTTCTAGATCAGATTAAGGAGTGAACCTGATATGCTGCTTGTCGTGTTATGCCTGGCTATTGCCGTCATTTGCATGGCCTACGACCGGAAGCTGCTTAAAGGCCGCGGCATTCGCCGTGACCGGATTGTTTATATGCTGTTCTGGGCTGCCGGCATTTCTTCAGCGGTCTGCGCACTGCTGCGTGTGAATATTCCAAGCCCGCTTCTGCTCATCATCATGATTTACAAGCCGTTCAATACCATCGTCGGGTCATGGTTTCAGTGAGCGGGCAGTCAAATGAACCGCATGGTTAAGCAGGGCAGCTGTTCCCGGAGTGGGGAGAGCTGCCCTGCTGCGTGTATAATGAACAGGCTGTTCTGCGTATTCTTCAGGCAAAAGGAGCATCAGCATGCCGGATACATTGCGTCGGGCAGCTGTCTATAGCATCCTGAAGCTCCTCCTGCAGATCCTCGGCAATTGCCGTAATGCCGCGGTTGTTGTCACCTGCAAATATGACTGCCGCAATGCCGTCATCATCCAGATCAAAAATATCGGGAGCTGCAGAATTACAGGCTCCGCAGGCGATGCATTCCTCCTGGTTAACACTGGCGAATGTGAACATTTTCTCAAGCCTCCTCATGGCTTGTTAAGACAAGCCAAATGTTTTGCCTAGTGGGATATATATGTGATAAAGCGCTTTATATTCCCGGAGGGAAGAGATAATTTAAAAGCCGGGGATGCTTCCTCCCTTTGACAGGTATGTGAGGATGCATCCCCGCCTGTTCTACTTATCAGTTAAGCTTCAATATCGATGATCTGCTTAATGAACTTTTTAAGATTCTGGTTAGTTTCATTCAGCTGCCCGATGGTATCCATGAAATCATTGACCAGATTGGCCTGCTCCAGCGAGGAGGAGGCAATTTCAGTAAGCTCCTTTTCCATAAGCCCGATGGATTGTTGAACAGCCTTCAAGGACAGTTCGATCCTGGAGGTTGCTTCTTTCGTATGTACAGACATTTTGCGGATTTCCGTAGCAACCACGCCGAAACCCGCGCCCGCCTGCCCGACTCTGGCAGCTTCGATGGCTGCATTCAAGCCCAGCAGATTGCTCTGCTCCGATATTTCCCGGATAAAGCTGGCGACCTCGGTTACCTGCCTGGAATTCTCTACGGTGTGCCTTGTATTGGTCAGGATTTCCTCGGTCGTGGAGCTAAGCTCCTCGGAATGGGCTGCCACATGCTGGACGCTGTCTACCAGTCTGCTGGTGATTTCTTCGGTCTCAGCCATCAGCTTGCGCAGCTGGTTCTGATTCCCCATGCTGTAAGTTAGGCTTAGCACTGCTTCAACTTCATTCTGTGCGTCCTTAACCGGTATGAAGACGGCATCGAACGGAACACCGAACAGCTCCTCCGGGAAATGGGCATACGATTTGCCTTCAGTGGTCTTTAAATCCTTGAAATCCCGGTTTTCATCGTTGAGTGGATCACCAGGCCGGAAATCCAGCTGAAGCGCCTCACTCTTTTGAAAAAACAGAAATTTTTCGCGGTCATACAAGGAGATAGAAACGTCCTCCCGGATAGCTTGTGTGATGTAGGGCATAGCAGCAATGAGGATCTCGGATGTTTTCATGAACAGGTTCTCCTTCTTCCAAAAGTATAGTTAATATCTTTATATTAAATCTATATCGGCTTGTTCACTGTTATATAATATAGTCATGAAGCTTCATATAATTGTGGCTGACTGGAGAAATGGAGCCGATGTCTGGTAAAATAGGATCAGGACGCTAAAGAACACCTTATTCCAGAACAAACCGGTAAGAGGTAAGTGAAGTTGGCATCATACATACCAAAGGAGAAATGAATGTGAATGAGAAGCTGAAGCAGGCCTATGACAAGTTAGGCTTATCTGAAAACGTATCCAGGGAAGAGATTAATAAACGCTTCGACCTGCTGATTAAACGGCGGAAATCCAAAGCATCGGATGAGGAACGCTCTGCACCGGAGGAGGATTTCCAGGCGTTTAAGTTCATTCTCGATACTCTGGACAAGCAGGAGATTGAGGAGGCGGAGCAGGAGCGTCTGGCTAAATACGGTAAGTTCTCCGGAGCGGCCAGCAAGTGGGAACGGTTCTTCCGCCTGTACCGGACGCATGTCATTGTATCGGTAATCGCGGTCATTGTGCTTGCTGTTGCGGGCAATGCCATCTATAACAACTGGCAGCACCGCAAATATCTGGCCTCCCTGCCGCCGCTCGATGCGAAGATTATGTTCCTGGGCAATTTCGGCGTGCAGGACCCTGACGGCCAGACGGCTGATCTGGATGCCGCTATTATTGCGCAGTATCCGGAGTGGAAGCGGGTGGAGAGCAATATGATCTACCTGCCAAGAACCGGCCAGGACGCAGACTCCTTCGATATGAACTATATGCAAAAAGCGGTAGTGGAGCTGGCGGCGAACCATCCCGATATTATTATTCTGGATGAGGCTACGCTGGAGTGGATCGGCGGGCAGGACGGGTTTCAGGATCTGAGCGCCATTGTTGAGAGCGGCAGCCTGGATAAAGATGACCCGCGCCTGAAGTGGGGCACCAATCCGGAGAGCGGGCAAGAAGAGCTCTATGGCGTGGATATTACGGATTCTGCCTTTGTGGCCGCCTTGCCGGTTAACAAGGCTGAGGACGAGAATATGATTATCGGGGTGCTTGGTGTGGATGAAGCCAAGGACAAGGCTATTCCGTTTATTGAGCATATTGCAGGAGGATCGGCTGCACAGTAAGCTAAGCTTTGCCGTGAGGTATAGAATACCGCATACGGGAGATTCTACATTATCGTAGCAACCTAATCTCTAACCAAAATTAAGAGGTGATATGATGATGTTCTCCTTTATGCTGGCGGCGGCATCTCTGCTGTTCAGCCATACCCCGTATCCGCTTGCCCCCACGGTTCCGGCAGTCTATGAAGATATAACGGTGCTTGCTGATTCTTCAGCAGAGGACGGAGCCCGGAAAGCGGTTATGTCCATTGCGGAAACGACGGTTTCAGCACTCAAAAATCAGGATTTCAAGGTGCTGCAGCAGCTGGCCCATCCCCAAAAAGGTGTCCGGTTCTCGCCGTACGCTAACATCGATGTAAAGCGGGATATCCTGTTATCAGGAACTGAGATCGGTAACGGCTTCAATAACGCCGGGATTTATGAATGGGGAGCTTATGACGGCACAGGTGATCCGATCAGGCTGACTTTTAAAAAGTACTATGAACGGTTCATCTTTAACCGCGATTATAGTAAACCGGATAAGGTCAGCTACAATCAGATTGTCCAGACGGGGAATGTGTCCAGCAACATTGAAGCAGCCTATCCCGGCAGCAGCTTTGTGGAGTACAGCTTCAGCAAGGGTGCGGACGGCAATGACCTGGGCTGGAGCAGCCTGCGGCTCGTATATGAGAAATACAAGGGCTGCTGGTATCTGAGCGGAATAGTCCATGATGAGTGGACTACGTAAGCAGGCTGCCGGATGATAATCCTGCAGACTTACTGCTGCCCGAAACACAAACAAACCGTGTCCCTGACGAGGGGCACGGTTTGTTTGTTTCGGGGCTCGTCCTATTTCTCCAGACGGTAGCCGCCGTGGAATACAGGGCCGACATACTGGTTGAAGGCATAGCCGTTGCGGATTGCGGCAGAGACGAAGTCCTTTGCCTTGGCTACAGCTTCATGGACCGACAGGCCGTTGGCCAGACCGCCAGTGATGGCCGCAGCAAAGGTGCAGCCTGCACCGTGGTTGTAAGCCGGCTCAATCTTCGCGGTTTCGAGCACGGTGAAGTCCGTTCCGTCAAAGAAGACATCGATCGCCAGGTCGCCGCCGAGTGCCTTGCCGCCTTTTACAACGACATTTTTGGTGCCCAGCTTGTGGATCAGGCGTGCCGCTTCTTTCATATCTTCGAGGGTTGTAAGCTTGCCCAGTCCGGACAGCACCCCTGCTTCGAACAGGTTAGGCGTAGCTACTGTTGCCAGCGGCAGCAGCAGATCGCGGATAGCGTTGGCGCTTTCGGGATTCAATACCTCATCTTCGCCTTTGCAGACCATAACAGGGTCAATGACTACATTGGTCTGAAGGTTGTCCTTAATCGCTTTTTCAGCGACATGCACGATTTCAACACTGCCCAGCATACCAGTCTTCATAGCGTCAACAGGACCGCCTGCGAACACCGTTTTGAGCTGCTCGGCCACAATAGCGGCGTCTACCGGGTAAACGTTATGGTGCCATCCGTTGTCCGGGTCCATTGTAACAATAGTGGTCAGAGCGCTGAAGCCGTAAGTGCCGTATTCCTCAAAGGTTTTGAGGTCAGCCTGGATGCCTGCGCCACCGCTGGAGTCACTACCGGCTATAGTTAGGGTTTTCACGATTTTTGACAAGGCGAACGTCTCCTTCTTGTATATAAAGTTCTGAAGCAATGATTCTGGAGGAATCAATTTACACACTACGACATTATAACAAAAAACACCGCTATCGTCGCCAAAAAAGCGCAACGCTGTTTTTTAGCGCTGCGCAGCCGTATATTCACTTTTATTCCTGGTGATTAAAACCGGCCAGAGCGGTTTTGATCGCCTTGTCATATTTGAAGCCGCCGTCTCCGCCCGGGCCCATCCAGTACACTACCAGGAAGTTCCCGCCTCTGAATACATGGGGGTAAATCCGGGCTCCCCCATCATTGGTGGGCCGGTTAATTTCCTGCTTCAGCGCTTCCAGTCCTTCTGCACAAGCTTCCGCGCTCTCATAAGTATAAATGGACAGCCGGTCGGGAATCGTCAGCGGCCCCTCATAGTCGATAAGCTGCTCGGCCGGCCATACACCGGCTAACTCTTTGTTGAACATATGCTCTTCACCGGATCCTACGGAGGTCAGCCGGAGGCCCTGCTGTCCAAGCGCTGCTAGCAGGTCGCTGGCTGTGTATGGAGCGGTGTCAGATGTGTCTGAATCTGCAGCTGCTGCAGAAAGGCTTAATGCCCCGTGATTTGCTGCAAAAAAGCCCAGTATGCTCGCAAGCGCCGCTTCCTGCCCGGGAATGCCGGAATCATGCTTCAGCTCCATTCTGCGGATCAGATAGCCCCAGTCCCCTTCCTCGTAATAAGCCGCCCCGTCTACACGGAGGCCTTCCTTGTCAGCCGGCAGGACATAGCGGACGTTGCGCTCTTCTGCTTCTCCGGTACCCGCCGCCTGACGGCTCGTGAAGTCCAGCGGCATGTATACGGGAAAGCCCAGCTCCTCCGCCCAGTCTGCTTTTTCCGGAAAATACAGTCCGATATCTGCAATGGCACAGCCCTGGCAGCTCCAGTTGGTATCCGTATAGGCCAGTGTCTGTGCCGGATCATCCGGGTTCTGGAAGGTTATCCCGTAGGAGCCGTTGGCGCCTATAACGGCAGAGGCGTTCCAGCCGGCAGGCGATAGCAGGAGATAGCTGTCTTTACCGTCCGCTCCGTAGACCAGTGTCGCCTGCAGCTGCTCTGCTGCTTCTGCTGACAGAGCATAAGCCATGTCCGGCAGGGCAGGGACCGGGTTTTTCACTGCCGGTAATCCTTTATCAATACTTGGGATGGCCAGCACCTTAACAAGCGGGAGCTGCACCTCTTCACCGGGAGCAGCTGCTAAGGGAAAGGATAACGTATCCGCCGCTGTGCCGGCTGTGCCGTCATCCCGGGCGTTTTCCCCGTTTGAAATGGCTTCGTCCGGCACAGCATTCAGACTGCTAAAGCTTCCGGTGCTATAGCCGATTACCAGCATTAGTGCCAGCACAGGGAGTATTACGGAAGCATAAATCCAGCCGCGGAGCTTGCGGGGCCGCGGCTCAAGCAGCCGGTCATTCACATTCTGCTGCAGCTCTTCAGTAAAATGCCTGTCTGCAAACGGCTTCGCCTTCAGCTGCTTCTCCCAGTCCCGTGGTAGTCTACCCATTTCCGTTCAACTCCTTTTCCCAGTATTCGTTGGCCTTCTGCCTTGCCCGGCGCAGCCTTGATTTGGCCGCTGACAGGCTGATGTTAAGGGTATGGGCCAGCTCCTCCATCGACATGTCATAATGTGCCTGCAGCATCAGAATTTCGCGGTATTTGCGGGGCAGCCGGAGAACCAGCTGCCAGATCTCACTGCTGAGCGATTCTCCGATGTAGGCATCCTCTGCGGATTTTTCCGCTTGTGTACTGAACGGAGCAGCCTGCAGGGTTACAAGCCGCATAAAGCTGCTGCTGCGGTAGGTATACCAGCGGTTGCGGGCAATCCGCAGCAGCCAGGTTTTGACCGAAGCCTCCCCCCGGAAAGCATGCATATATTTAAAGGCCCGGATAAAGGTCTCCTGGGCAATATCGTCGGCAGCGCTTCTGCTGCGTGACAGGAAAAAAGCGTAATTCCACACATCCTCGCCATAGGTATCCATCAGTGTCTTCAATGCGCCGGCGCTCATCGTGGCGACTTCATTCCGCTCCATTGGCATCATTTGCCCCCCAGTCTCTATAACATTGACCCATCTGCAGCAGGAAAAGTTGCTTTTTTGCAGGATAACTTTTTTTACAGCCCGGTAAGACCGGAAAATTGGCGGAATGAAGCAGCGGCATGGGTAGGAACAGGGTTGCTCAACCCCATGGCTGCATATCCATATAGGAGCACAAATACGGTTGAGCAATCAGCCGGTCAGGAGGAGCTTATGATAGAAATCAGCTTATGTATGATTGTCCGCAATGAAGAGAACAGCCTGCCCCGCTGCCTGTCTACGGTCTCCGCCATTGCTGACGAGATCATCATTGTGGATACAGGCTCCACCGACGGAACCAAAGCAGCTGCCTCAGCCTTCGGGGCGGTTATTTACGATTTTGCGTGGATTGATGACTTCTCGGCAGCCCGCAACTTTGCATTTAGTAAAGCAACCAGGGAATATATCCTCTGGCTCGACGCTGACGATTACCTGAAGGAGGAGGATCAGCAGCGGTTATTGCGGCTGAAGAGCAATATGCCGGAGGGGATAGACAGTGTGAGCATGCAATATAATCTGGGCTTTGATGCAGCCGGGAATGTAACGGCCTCGCTGCGCCGCAACCGTCTGGTCCGCCGCAGCTGCAATTTCCGCTGGATCGGGCCGGTGCATGAATATCTGGAGGTGTACGGGCCATCGCTCAGCAGTGACGTCTGTATTACACATGAAAAAGACAAAGCATATACGGACCGCAACCTGCGGATCTATCTGAAACGGGCAGGAGAGGGGGAGCAGTTCACTCCGCGTGACCAGTACTATTTTGCCAATGAGCTGCGTGACCATGGGATGCAAGAGGAGGCCTCCGGCTATTATGAGCAGTTTCTGGACGGAGGCAGAGGCTGGATAGAGGATAATATTCAGGCTTGTCTGAAGCTGGCAGAGTGCCGGGAACGGATGGGGGACCAGGAGGCCGCCTTCGCTGCGCTGTGCAGGACGCTGCAGTATGACCAGCCCCGTGCGGAATTCTGCTGCAGGCTCGGAGCCTGGCATCTGGATAAAGGACGTTTGCAGCCCGCCGTATACTGGTATGAGCTGGCAGTCATGCTGCCCCGGAATAAAGAATCGATGGCTATAACAAATGAAGCGTATTCCACCTGGCTGCCGCATCTGCAGCTCGCCCTGTGCTATGACCGGCTGGGACAGCATGAAAAGGCCAGCCAGCATAATGAAACAGCACTCCTGTTTCATCCGTCACATCCCAGCATGCTGTATAACCGCAATTATTTCAGCAATCTGCTCGGGGACCGGTATATCCGGCTGCAATCCCCGGATCGGGAAGCGGATAATTCCGAATTGCTATAAGACCTGCGCACAGATTATGGAGGTTACCAGCCGATTGCAAAAACGGACAGCACCACCGCGATTTGCCGCG
Proteins encoded:
- a CDS encoding helix-turn-helix transcriptional regulator, which translates into the protein MDINQYEQLVPDVFLFVDRKCFEGWGIGRSVIDFHDLTFIVDGRASYYINGIKYTVEAGDMLYAPAGSIREAHTFREAPMHSFAFNFFWLGGSNEVELPFQTVTRHWRTKEIMEDIREFSHLWMSKQPLYRMKARAVFQQIIYRLLIIAHHQQAPFVDPRIHKATAYIMDHYADEITIGELALPAGLNPEYMGKLFKQNTGVALKEYINRVRVNNAEMLLSAGGFNVSEVAAHCGYRDAAYFSNVFKQIKGYPPSALLK
- a CDS encoding GerAB/ArcD/ProY family transporter; translation: MTLEKDRLSSAQMVILGLFAFIGDMALVYPAVMASSAHQDAWITGLISVPLGIGTIFLLVTLGNIDPTKTIIELSRQILGKWLGGAVGLYYLFFYLLAGSTYIREIEDFLCTQIYEGTPGGVIRAMGIFILVYGLRLGLETLGRASQIFFPLFALFLVCLIVLLLPQVRVDRLLPMLNTPVPDMIHSVMYGVFYPFGEMCVFLMIYPYVRKSDKINRDIFLSICLGAVVLNIILILSLTVLGVYFSEHDFYAAYLLARKINIANFLQRIEALMATAWIISTYFKTVLFFYAFVLGTAQFFKLKSYRPLIFPTAFLLYGLSQLIAKNIIFYVSEIPAYWVDWNFTYAFVLPVIMLSVNTVRKRLSRGS
- a CDS encoding spore germination protein; amino-acid sequence: MRETHEEALSGRLDDTYEQLKKLLGSSTDLVSKELLLGDTTRISIFYIDGLVDTGLLHNSILYSLQGSRAPDMLAGLGPDAAVELLRHRILMAGDLTVINKTGQFVHDLMSGSVMLVVDGTANALRIGLPGWEDRAVSEPSSQSVVRGPMEGFTENLRTNTALLRRKIKDSHLWLETIQIGRVTQTSVSLMYLSNVANDELVQEVKRRLNRIDTDSILESGYIEEFIQDTAKTPFPTIYNSDRPDTIAAGILEGKVAILIDGTPFVLLAPTIFVAFFQSAEDYYQRADISTLLRFIRFLAFFLTLLAPAFYVAITTYHQEMIPTNLVISLAAQRETVPFPAFIEALLMELTYEILREAGVRIPKNIGQAISIVGTLVIGQAAVAAGFISAAMVIIVSITAISSFVIPEAGMSIAARIIRFALIGLAGFIGLYGILCGVFVIVLHLASLRSFGIPYMSPLGPYRAEDMKDTIFRFPWPYLRTRPKENLTKNYYRQGTARRRENK
- a CDS encoding Ger(x)C family spore germination protein, with translation MMMRRLRRAICSLLPVMLLPMLLSGCWERKELNELAFVLALGIDKAETGFKVTMQVVIPSAVSSQNGGGLGSGVPVASYTFPAPTIYESLRLFNMTVSRSAYMGHIRVLVIGEPLAREGLGPMLDVLKRSREPRMDFYVMVAKEGTAEEALNVLTALDKLPANKLFNALDKAYKVSARTVAVSLDRFIEDLLYEGKAPVLTGVVVKGEPDAGGKKNNTERTNPKTKLRYESVAVFSKDKMLGWLDDDEVAGYNYITDNVIKNTGHVEGDDDGLIVIEALKSRTKRRVRFIEGEPHIYLDIEAVCNVEEVTGKDRLDAEQDILDLERKAEERIIRRMKQSVKQINDRYNVDIFGFGQSIYEKNPKAWARLLKQSGGDYLKSLPIHYKAKVIINRVGAIDNSFLDQIKE
- a CDS encoding ferredoxin; this encodes MFTFASVNQEECIACGACNSAAPDIFDLDDDGIAAVIFAGDNNRGITAIAEDLQEELQDAIDSCPTQCIRHADAPFA
- a CDS encoding methyl-accepting chemotaxis protein; translation: MKTSEILIAAMPYITQAIREDVSISLYDREKFLFFQKSEALQLDFRPGDPLNDENRDFKDLKTTEGKSYAHFPEELFGVPFDAVFIPVKDAQNEVEAVLSLTYSMGNQNQLRKLMAETEEITSRLVDSVQHVAAHSEELSSTTEEILTNTRHTVENSRQVTEVASFIREISEQSNLLGLNAAIEAARVGQAGAGFGVVATEIRKMSVHTKEATSRIELSLKAVQQSIGLMEKELTEIASSSLEQANLVNDFMDTIGQLNETNQNLKKFIKQIIDIEA
- the thiD gene encoding bifunctional hydroxymethylpyrimidine kinase/phosphomethylpyrimidine kinase — encoded protein: MSKIVKTLTIAGSDSSGGAGIQADLKTFEEYGTYGFSALTTIVTMDPDNGWHHNVYPVDAAIVAEQLKTVFAGGPVDAMKTGMLGSVEIVHVAEKAIKDNLQTNVVIDPVMVCKGEDEVLNPESANAIRDLLLPLATVATPNLFEAGVLSGLGKLTTLEDMKEAARLIHKLGTKNVVVKGGKALGGDLAIDVFFDGTDFTVLETAKIEPAYNHGAGCTFAAAITGGLANGLSVHEAVAKAKDFVSAAIRNGYAFNQYVGPVFHGGYRLEK